From the genome of Mustela lutreola isolate mMusLut2 chromosome 16, mMusLut2.pri, whole genome shotgun sequence, one region includes:
- the LOC131817654 gene encoding olfactory receptor 6Z7-like, protein MERSLEAGNMTRVQEFVLLGLSTRVDIRDVLFAVFLTLYVLTLLENTLIIYLVCSHSELRKPMYFFLGNLSCLEMCYVSVTVPSLLVGLRTGPCHVPFTACMTQLFFFISLICTECTLLASMAYDRYVAICRPLHYPLLMRPQICLGLAMTSWLGGLLVSVVKTSCIASLSYCGPNVLNHFFCDVSPLLNLSCTHVALTELVDFISAIVILWGSLLVAIATYVAIGRAVLHMPSAAARHKALSTCASHLVVVGIFYSATLFIYARPSRIEAMDLNKMLSVVYTVLTPMCNPVIYCLRNREVQAAFHRTLYRSRS, encoded by the coding sequence ATGGAGAGGTCCCTGGAGGCGGGCAACATGACCAGAGTCCAGGAGTTTGTCTTGCTGGGCTTGTCCACCAGGGTGGACATAAGGGATGTCCTGTTTGCCGTCTTCCTGACCCTCTACGTGCTGACCCTCCTGGAGAACACACTCATCATCTACCTCGTGTGCAGTCACAGCGAGCTCCGCAagcccatgtacttcttcctgggCAACCTCAGCTGCCTGGAGATGTGCTACGTGTCAGTGACCGTGCCCAGCCTGCTCGTGGGGCTGCGGACCGGTCCTTGCCATGTGCCCTTCACAGCCTGCATGACCCAgctcttcttcttcatctctctcaTCTGCACAGAGTGCACCCTCCTGGCGtccatggcctatgaccgctacgtGGCCATCTGCCGCCCACTCCACTACCCCCTGCTCATGAGGCCCCAAATCTGCCTGGGCTTGGCCATGACTTCATGGCTTGGGGGGCTGCTGGTCTCGGTGGTCAAGACATCTTGCATTGCCAGCCTGTCCTACTGCGGCCCCAACGTCCTCAACCACTTCTTCTGTGACGTCTCCCCTCTGCTCAACCTGTCTTGCACCCATGTGGCCCTGACTGAGCTGGTGGACTTCATCTCTGCCATCGTCATCCTCTGGGGTTCCCTCCTTGTGGCCATAGCCACCTATGTGGCCATCGGGAGGGCTGTGCTCCACATGCCATCAGCCGCTGCCCGGCACAAAGCCCTCTCCACCTGTGCCTCCCACCTGGTGGTGGTGGGCATCTTCTACTCAGCCACTCTCTTCATCTATGCCCGTCCCAGCCGCATAGAAGCCATGGACCTCAACAAGATGTTGTCCGTCGTCTACACGGTGCTCACGCCCATGTGCAACCCTGTCATCTACTGCCTACGGAACAGGGAGGTACAGGCAGCATTCCATAGAACCCTATACAGGTCCCGAAGCTGA